TGTTATAGTTGACCTTTGAATAACACAGGCACAACAATTCAACAAGGAGAcagtccaagaagcaacccaaatctAAGTACACACAGTAAAGTGGGGATACCTTCAGTGGATAACCCAAGCAAATGACTGCAGAAACACTGATATCATCGGAGCTGGCTACCATGCAGCTGACCCTGAGAATGTTTAAGCATCACATAAGTGTCCTCAGAAGTCAGATCATATAACACAACACCAAAAAGATGCACAAGCAACAACATTATCACATCACCAAATGTTACCTCGAACCCATAGACTTCCCCATAAGAACAAGCGGGTGACCAGGATGCTCTGCTACAGCATCCTTCACCACACTGAGATGGTGGTCGACGAGCTTGTCCGCCTTTGGGGGAGGCCTCCGTTTAGCACCTGACATATCTGCGGTGTTGTTGCTTGATTAATTCGTCAACCATCAAGTGAACATGGGTCAAGAATTAAGAACTGGACCTTCGGGTAAAAATGGAATGATTAGCAGAAGAGTGAATCGAACAAACTCACATGGATAGTCGAATGTCACCACTTCAACGGCATCCAGGGCATCTTTCACCATCTCCTTCCAGCTGGAAGAATCAATTGTCTTGTCAGTTATTAAACATAAATATGCAGATACCAAGCACAGATCAGATGTGTATACAAACTGGAATCCTCAGTTGGACTGATTTTATGAAGGTGGAGTTTCTCACGCAAATGGGGCATTCTACCGAAGAGAAGCATACTGGCCACAACAGATCCATGAATCGCGTGCTGCAGAACAGACGGAGAAGGGGAGCTCACCGGGTCATCCAATcagaggaggagggggcgccggCGCCGTGGGCGAAGACGACCACCGGTTGCCGCTGAGACGGTTTAGTCCGAAGGGGCGGAGGCGGAAGTGGCGCCGGCGTGCGCTGCTCCGCGCGGCGGCGCTTGCGAGCCATGGGGGAAGGTTAGCGGAGACCTAGTAGTTTGGGGCTATTTTTCGGTTTTACTTTTGATGAACTGCTATTTGTTTTTTTTTTTTAGCCGGGcataacccctttccattacttAGCATAACGAAAATACAAATAGTTTTAAGAGTTCAAAAGGAGATCTAGAAAAGGGAAGCGAGCTCAAAGCACCGCTGGAAAATCCACAATGAGCACTCGTCATCGAGCAGCTCACCATGGGGCGAAAACCCAACGACACCCTAAAACCAGCCGACTAACTCTAACCAGGAGAATTCCAACAAGTTTTAGGAGGGTTACTCCAGACATAAATCATGAGCCCACGCAGGGGCGAAAGGACTATTTTTCCAGATATAGTTAAGCACTCACGCAGGAGCAAACGAACTATCTATCAGCAGCAAACGCTTCAGCTCTCAGTTTGAGGTTCCCCTCGGCGCTGCACAGAGCCGCATCATGTTCGATGCATTGGTCCTCAGCATCTTGGCTCCGTGCTCCATCATCTCTCGATCATCTCCTGTCATCAAACCTGCCCAGTAGTTAAGAAAACCACATGCAGAGTAAACCACATCAAAAGGCGACCTCATCTGTTTAGACTCAAAGGTAACACTGTTACGATTAATCCACATCGCCCAACAGAAACCTGCTAGACCAAAGGTATAAAATTTCTCCCCATCAGGTAAAAACATGTAAGCCCATGAATAGTACTGCCAAATGTTACTTGGACACAGATCCGTACCCCGTACACAGCCTACAGTCCTCCAGAGGACTCTGGCCACAGGGCAAGTGAAGAAGAGATGCTGGGATGTTTCTCTCTCCGCacagaaggagcaggcaggatttCCCAGCCACTTTCGTCTACTCATCACATCTCTAGTTAGGATAGCATCCTGAAACAGTTGCCAAAGGAAAATTTGAATTTTAAGGGGGATTTTTGCTTTCCATATCCACTTGTAGTTTGCCCCCGCCACATTTCTTTCCAAATATTCATAAACAGATTTCGTAGTAAACCTACTTTTCTTCCCCAAGGTCCAGACCACTTGGTCGGCTTCGCCAGTCATCGGCCAAGTCCCCACTATAGATTTGATATTACTCCATTGCTCAAGCATGGGAGGGTGGAGTTGCCTTCTAAAAAAGTTTTTTTCCTCCACCCCTTCTCTAAACTTAGCAACCGTGATATCCTGATCATTGCAAATATCATAAATCATAGGAAACTGCAACTGGAGGGGAGGTTCATTGCCAACTGGATCAACCCACAGTCTAGCAAGATCTCCAGATTGTAAATTCACTTTTCTGCCAGCTAGGTAGTAATCTTTAGTTTTCATGATTGCTTTCCAGATTGGCGAGTCATTGAATTTAGTTTTGACAGAGGTCACCGTGTCTTGCTTAAAGTACTTGGCCCGGATCACATCCTGCCATAGCCCTTGTTTAGTTTCCAGCTTCCACCACCACTTGGTGAGGAGGCTTAAATTCTGTTTATGAAGATCCTTGACTCCCAGTCCCCCTTTCTTTTTGGATCTACAAATTCTATTCCATCTCACTAGATGGTATCGTTTACGCCCCTCATGTTCTTGCCAAAAGAACCGCTTACGGTGTTTATCCAGTTTCTCAATCACCCCTTTAGGAAGAAGGAACATAGACATGTAGTAAAAGACAATGATAGTTAATGAGGAATTGAGAAGGATGAGCCTCCCACCCGAAGATGTTGCATTACCAATCCAGGATTCACAGTATTTAAGGAACCTCTCATCCATAAAATCCCAGTCTATGCTACGCAAAGAAGAGAAACTGACTGGGACTCCCAAGTATTTCATTGGAAAATGTCCAATACTACAATTAAAGAGATCAGCATAAAAGGAAAGGGTACTATCATCTCCACCGACACAGAGGATTTCGCTTTTCATAAAATTGATCTTCAGTCCTGACATAAGTTCAAACAGGTACAATAGAAGCTTCAGATTCACAGCCGCTTCCTTATCATGTTCAAAACATATTacagtgtcatctgcatattgcaggATAGCCACACACCCCCTCAATCAAGTCAGGTGCTAAGCCCGTTAGCATTTTCTCTTTTTGTGCATTAAGAACCATTTTCAAGAGTGTCTCTACAGCCAGGTTAAAAAGGAACTGCTATTTGTTTGGGCTTGCGGAAACGAAATTGAGAGAGAACCAGCGCGGGCGCGCCAGTGCAAACTTTTGGAGAGACCTATTCCCGTTGTACGCGGCGCGCAACGATCAAACGTGTACCCAAACCTCCCTCCCGCTCGCACTTTGAGCCGGCCCAAGTGCGGGGCCGGGCGCCCcagctttttttctttttttccttttttaaacttcaaaaatattCATGAACCCCAAATTCGAAAAAGTGTTCGGGATTTCTAAAAAATCAAATTTCAAACAAGATCATGAAttctaaaaatcttcatgaatttgtTAATCATTCCTGGATTTCAAAAAATGTATCAAATTTCCAAAATGGACATGAAATTCAAAAAATGtctgaatttcaaaaaaaatgtgaaGGGGCCTTTTTTATGTTACGGATCTTGTTCTTTTGACCAAGTTCAGCTCGTTGTGCCAGGGCATCAAGTTGAGCTTACTTTTGAAGATTCTGGTAAATGTGATGATGGTAATTCTGAATGAAAGCAGCACGCCCGCGTCAAGGTTATGCGTTACGTTGCTACTCCCCGGCCTATGCTCTAAATAGGATCCTCCACTTTTTGAGAACCACCCACCTATGTTTTATTCGTTCAGGCGTTATTCTTTCTTCTTCCCGTTTTGATATTTACGCCTGGCAGAAACTTTCCCTGCGGATTTAAAAAAAAACACTGGTCATTTTAACATATGTGTTTTCACATGATGAAAATTGTTGTAGCCGTTAGCTTGATCCATTAAGAGGCGACTCTTGGCTTTGGCCATTtttgagtaatatattcaggtgaGAGAACTCTCCCAATGGTGATTCCTTAACAAAAACATCTGTTGGATGAGATCTACGCATACGGATCATCTACCatgcaacatgttcaaaaaaaacatcTGACCCAGACGCTCCTTTGTGCTGGCGTTGTGTACATACTCCGTGTGTCCTCCCATCGCGATCGCAAATCGAGCCAGACGTTTGCCGCGGTACGCAACCCACTATGGATGGGCGAGAGGTGAGAACGGCGCCTGGAACTGACCCTTGCATGATCCTCACGTCCTCCCATCGCGGGCATGGTACGCCGGGCGAGTACGATTTTCGCCGCCGGAAAGCAACTAATCTCTGTGTAAAGCAAAGCTACAACCACTGAAGGGACATTCTTTTTTGAGTTGAAAGGGACTTTTATTGGTACGTTCATTTCCATGCTAGTTCTTTCTACATTAGCCCGCTTTTGACATACACTAAACATGTGCGCTCTGGCTCTGACTTGTACAGAGAGACGACCTGCTTGGAGTTCCGGTTGTCTTCCTTCTCCGCGGTGTGCCGTTGGTGTCATCGTTAGATCGATCATGGTGACGCGTGGATATCTTGAAATCTATCTAGGGCTTTGCAGGAATAGCTTTTGCATGTATGCATGCCGTGAGGAACTCTGCCCGCTTTTTCTTAGGCTTCCACCGGAAGAAGATTCATCTCCAATCGAATTGAAAGTTTGTTTTGTTTGGTAATAAAGTCGTTGTTCTGTCCTACTTCTttcgtttcaaattactcgtcgttgaaatggacgtatctagaataaaaatacatctaaatacattcaTACGTGCGACAAGTAATGCGAAACCGAGAAAGTACTTCAGTCTGTTTAGCTGTGCTAGTAGTAGATATCGATGTGTGGAGACTGTTTCATTTAGCTTGGTGTCACGACACGACACTCCTAATTAACGTCTTAGCTTGGCATCTCACCTAACGAATAAACTCCATCGATCGATCGGCTCCTTGCCCAACCACGACGTGATTTTTTGTTACGCGTCAACCGCAACAGTGCAGGCTGATCGATCGAGTTTAGTTTTATGGTTGTTTTCAGCTAGCCGACAGAAGAGCATTATGATTCCGTTGACGGAGTGCGGTGGTTTCACTGTTTTGCATATGTACGGTCCGGCTGATTGATTGGTGCGAAAGTAACAAAGAGGACAAAAGAGACAACTTTTTGATCTAAGGACAACGCTGGATACTCCTCAAAAGAAAAGGATAACGCTGGATACGGAAGGGCTCAGGCCAACTCCATGACCTCAAACGGATGTTCGGTCTAGCAGGATTTTGTTTTTTTAGAACGGCAATAGGTTTGTCAATGTCTGCCTCTGTCCGTTGGGTCGTGGGTGCATCCAGCACGCGGCCGCACCTCAAATCATGTTTGTGTTGGACGTgataaaaaacagaaaaactaaaataaaatgactTCAAAAAGTAAATAAACACAGCTAAAAAAACTTAAAACATAATTTAAGGGGTCATGGCCACAAAACGGTCCGTTCCACAGTTCACTTAACGGCACAATAGCATAATTaacataaaaatgaaaaaaaagccgCCTGCGCGCTTTTGCCGTGCCGGTCGATGCCGTGGCCGTCGCCGGTGTCGTGGTCGTCGCTGACAAGGTCGACGTAGTCCGGCGGCGTCCAAAGGTGGGCCGGCGGTCCGTGGTGCACGGGAACGACGGGCTGGAAGGTGgcaggtgcctgcaccacctcctcccgtggcgaggcgtcccgctccggtgaccgctgcggcgtggggcaccagttcactCCCCCCACGGCAGCCACCATCTGCTCTGCCGTGCATGACCAGCTCCACCCCTGGCCCACCAGGCCCGGGTGGAACGCGGCCACCGGCGGCTCCTCCATCACCTCCTCCTTCGCCACCATCTCCAGCTCGGGGATGGTGACGTCGCCGGCCGCGGAGAGGGTCGTCATCTCCTCGAGGCCCTCCCATTGGCGCTCGTCGTGCGTCTGCATGGAGCCATCCatgagacgggcctcctcctccgctgtcatgcgaggaggtggtggtggcgatggaAATGGCGACGACGACGGGGTGGGCGTGAGGCTGCGCACCCGCGTACGCCTGGGGAGCAGCCGCTCGGTGCTcacgtggccgccgcggccccgtCGACGTGCCGATGAAGAAGGACGCCCGCCGCATGTCGTGCTCATCCTGGAAGCAAGTGTCCCACAGGGGCGAGTCGGGGGCGTACCTCTCGTTGTAGTAGAGGTCGTCCgggaggaggcgacggcggcgctcgatctcctgGCGGCGCGCACGGCTGCTCAGCGGGACCGGCGGGATCGGCACGCGGTCGGCCGACAAGTGCCAGTTGTTGGGGAGGTGGACGTCGCTCCAGGGtagcggcgtcctcgtctcccaatgGCGGCGGCATACGGCAGCCTCGATGTAGTGTCGGTCGCGCTCGCTAGCGGCCGTGGGCGCGATGAAGAACGCAGGCGGCGTGGGGGCCCGACGCAGTGGTAATgcgggctcctccttcttcacaGAGCCACGACGACTCCCCGACGAGGAGccagcctcgcggtcgtgcttccccttcCGGCCATAGTACCATAGGCCCATGGCTGCGAGGTGGCCGGCCGGCGAGTTCGAGGCGAGGCTAGGGTTCGGGGttgtcgggtttcgaggaggccgtGGGATGGagtggggcagtgtggacgacgaccggtccaTGGGTTCCCATTTAAGAAGGACCGCGACCGTTCGCCTGGGCAGATGACATACGGGACCACCCGCGCGTGCGCATTGATGTGGGCAGGTGGAAGGTAGGTGGCCGTCTGCCACGCGGACGAGTCGCGCGTCCGTTTGATGTCTGCCGCGATCCAAGCCCGACGCATGTTTGCGCTTGAAATGGATCGGTCCAGATACAAAACGGACCAGATGAGTCCGGACCGTCGTGCGCTCGGTCGATCAGTTTGTTCTTTTTACTTCAAACAAACGGGACCAGACAAAATGGGGTCGCGCGTTGGAGTTGACCGCATCACTTGGACATGAATTATGCAGGGGAAACCATCCACATGATATGTCGAGATATTCGGCTCATTCATGGACGCTTGGCACATGCTGTCTGTCTCACTGAACTTGCTCATTGTTGACATGCAATGCAATGATATGGTACGTCGCTGCTAGCTCGAATGGGACACTCGGGAACTTCCTTTATTGTCCACGGTGCATTCTCGGGTGAAACAATCTATTcggttaggctggtcatagtgaggagtaacttagatgacactagtctaagttactatattcataatgcaaagtaacatactaGTAGTATTATAAATGGCTTTATTTATTAGCTCGTAGGCTCATCTTGTCTTGAAaagcgttatgttacagtaacatattatgttatcacctctcattaattacttgtCACATAAGCAGAACTTTCTCGAAGTATGCTATGTTATTACCTAAGGGGGCGTTTGTTTCCAaggacttttttgtgtagggaccAGAAAAAGTCCTTCTTAGAGActttttaccaaacgggagggactttttagggactaaactaggcatttgagACTAaacgaagaagactctcaaggagagtcttttggggactttttgggacttttccaacaatgcccctccatgcacccattggctcgccaccccatggtgttgtttgattgttatttttctatatactaggggcaacatggtcatttaataaccttaggaagggactagagactttttagtctcTGAAAACAAACATGGAGAGACTTTGTAGGgattagggactttttagttgggactagaaaaaatcctaggactagagaaccaaacaccacctaagttacccccactatgactagccttattgTGAACTTTGAGACAAAATTGTGCAAAAAGAGACACCACTTGGCACGGGAGAGATCACGAGGGCACAAGAAAATAGAGACGACAGCCGCCAAAATAACTACTCCCTCTGCTCCGGTGTGTAGGGCTCGGCGGAAAAATCATTTTTTTTCCAACCGGGCTCTCACCCCTTTTCATTAATTTCTCAATCAACGGAAATACATCAGTCAGTATTCAAGTTTTTGCCGACTAACCACAACCCACAAGGGGAACTAGAACCGCACTGAGAAACGCAAAAGGAGACTGAAAGGGGAAGAGCAAGCTGGTGCACCAACAGGAAAACCACTGCATGATGATCCTAGAGCGGACCATCCGCCGTGGGGCGAAAACCTGATGGCACTCACAAGCAACTGCCCAACTAAAAACGAGTTCAACGATAAGACTACTGGCTAACAGGTTTTGCCGCAACAAAATATTACCAAAAGACGCCATAACCAGCGGGCATCAGACCCCAGTGGTAAGCCAAATCATAAAACACCAACGGAGCTCAGCTAGCCGATCTGGATCCCGTCATTGTCGCCAAGAAGGAGTCTGCCACGAGGAAAGGATCTATCCGCCAATGCAGCAGCCGCCTAAGCCAATCTCTTCACACCCGTCTCGAACTTCACCTTGTCATCTTCTTTAAGTAAACCTGCCCAATATAACATAAAAGAGCATGCAGTGAAAACAACCTCCAACGGAGTGCGAGCAATATGTTTATCAGAAGTGACTTTATTTCGAAGGATCCAGATCCCCCAGCAAACAGCAGCGATAATCATCATATAACACTTTTCCCCTCCTGGAAAAAACCTATACAGCCACGCCCAACTTTGCCACAGCGATCGGGGGCAGCAAGATGCTCCACCCGGCATTCCCAGTACGCCCCAAACTGTGCGGGCAAGTGGGCAGTTAAAGAATAGATGGTTCGCTGTTTCAATATGTGTACAAAAAGAACAAGTAGGATCCCAGGCCACTGCCTAGCCCGCATATTGTCTCTTGTAAGCACAACATTTTGAAAAAGCTGCCATAAGAAAATTTTAATTTTTAGAGGGATATGAGCCTTCCACGCCCACTTATAGTTGGGGCCAGATAGGTTCTTTTCTAGCCATTCATAAACCGACTTAGTTGTAAATTTTCCTttactattatattttcatgagataGTATCCGGAGAGCTAGTCAAAGTCAGCTGCCTGACTTTCTCAACCATCCAAGTCCATTGGTCATTCAACTCTCCAAACAATCTGCGTCTAAAACCTAGATTATAGTCGTTTGCAACCCAGGAAGCAATAGTGCATTCTTGGTCATGGCA
This portion of the Triticum dicoccoides isolate Atlit2015 ecotype Zavitan chromosome 7A, WEW_v2.0, whole genome shotgun sequence genome encodes:
- the LOC119332198 gene encoding KAT8 regulatory NSL complex subunit 3-like; the protein is MARKRRRAEQRTPAPLPPPPLRTKPSQRQPVVVFAHGAGAPSSSDWMTRWKEMVKDALDAVEVVTFDYPYMSGAKRRPPPKADKLVDHHLSVVKDAVAEHPGHPLVLMGKSMGSRVSCMVASSDDISVSAVICLGYPLKGVKGALRDEILLKLMVPTMFVQGNKDGLCPLDKLELTRKKMTCKNELHVVDGGDHSFKVSQKYQKSAGISQHDAELEAVKAIAQFVQNSIAESLT